One Microtus pennsylvanicus isolate mMicPen1 chromosome 3, mMicPen1.hap1, whole genome shotgun sequence DNA window includes the following coding sequences:
- the Cldn18 gene encoding claudin-18 isoform X1 yields MATTTCQVVGLLLSLLGLAGCIAATGMDMWSTQDLYDNPVTSVFQYEGLWRSCVQQSSGFTECRPYFTILGLPAMLQAVRALMIVGIVLGVFGILVSIFALKCIRIGSMDDSAKAKMTLTSGILFIISGICAIIGVSVFANMLVTNFWMSTANMYSGMGGMVQTVQTRYTFGAALFVGWIAGGLTLIGGVMMCIACRGLTPDDSNFKAVSYHASGQNVAYRPGGYKASTGFGSNIRNKKIYDGGAARTEEDDQSHPTKYDYV; encoded by the exons ATGGCCACCACCACGTGCCAGGTGGTGGGGCTCCTCTTGTCCCTCCTGGGTCTGGCCGGCTGCATCGCGGCCACCGGGATGGATATGTGGAGCACCCAGGACCTGTACGACAACCCAGTCACCTCCGTGTTCCAGTATGAAGGGCTCTGGAGGAGTTGCGTGCAGCAGAGCTCAGGGTTCACCGAGTGCCGGCCATACTTCACCATCCTGGGCCTTCCAG CCATGTTGCAAGCAGTACGAGCCCTCATGATCGTGGGCATTGTCCTGGGCGTCTTCGGTATCCTAGTGTCCATCTTTGCCCTGAAGTGCATTCGGATTGGCAGCATGGATGATTCTGCCAAGGCCAAGATGACCCTGACCTCGGGGATCCTGTTCATCATCTCAG GAATCTGTGCGATTATTGGTGTGTCCGTGTTTGCCAACATGCTGGTTACCAACTTCTGGATGTCCACAGCCAACATGTACAGCGGCATGGGTGGGATGGTGCAGACCGTTCAGACGAG GTACACCTTTGGTGCAGCTCTATTCGTGGGCTGGATCGCTGGAGGCCTCACACTAATTGGGGGCGTGATGATGTGCATTGCCTGCCGTGGCCTGACACCGGATGACAGCAA cTTCAAAGCCGTGTCTTACCATGCCTCTGGCCAAAATGTTGCCTACAGGCCTGGAGGTTACAAGGCCAGCACTGGCTTTGGGTCCAACATCAGAAACAAGAAGATCTATGATGGAGGTGCTGCCCGCACAGAGGAAGATGATCAATCTCATCCTACCAAGTATGACTATGTGTAA
- the Cldn18 gene encoding claudin-18 isoform X2 has protein sequence MSVTACQGLGFVVSLIGFAGVIAATCMDQWSTQDLYNNPVTAVFNYQGLWRSCVRESSGFTECRGYFTLLGLPAMLQAVRALMIVGIVLGVFGILVSIFALKCIRIGSMDDSAKAKMTLTSGILFIISGICAIIGVSVFANMLVTNFWMSTANMYSGMGGMVQTVQTRYTFGAALFVGWIAGGLTLIGGVMMCIACRGLTPDDSNFKAVSYHASGQNVAYRPGGYKASTGFGSNIRNKKIYDGGAARTEEDDQSHPTKYDYV, from the exons ATGTCTGTTACCGCCTGCCAGGGCCTGGGCTTTGTGGTTTCACTGATCGGGTTTGCAGGCGTCATTGCAGCCACATGTATGGACCAGTGGAGCACCCAGGACTTATACAACAACCCAGTGACGGCTGTATTCAACTACCAAGGCCTATGGCGTTCTTGTGTCAGAGAGAGCTCTGGCTTCACGGAGTGCCGAGGTTACTTCACCTTGCTGGGGTTGCCAG CCATGTTGCAAGCAGTACGAGCCCTCATGATCGTGGGCATTGTCCTGGGCGTCTTCGGTATCCTAGTGTCCATCTTTGCCCTGAAGTGCATTCGGATTGGCAGCATGGATGATTCTGCCAAGGCCAAGATGACCCTGACCTCGGGGATCCTGTTCATCATCTCAG GAATCTGTGCGATTATTGGTGTGTCCGTGTTTGCCAACATGCTGGTTACCAACTTCTGGATGTCCACAGCCAACATGTACAGCGGCATGGGTGGGATGGTGCAGACCGTTCAGACGAG GTACACCTTTGGTGCAGCTCTATTCGTGGGCTGGATCGCTGGAGGCCTCACACTAATTGGGGGCGTGATGATGTGCATTGCCTGCCGTGGCCTGACACCGGATGACAGCAA cTTCAAAGCCGTGTCTTACCATGCCTCTGGCCAAAATGTTGCCTACAGGCCTGGAGGTTACAAGGCCAGCACTGGCTTTGGGTCCAACATCAGAAACAAGAAGATCTATGATGGAGGTGCTGCCCGCACAGAGGAAGATGATCAATCTCATCCTACCAAGTATGACTATGTGTAA